From Egicoccus sp. AB-alg6-2, one genomic window encodes:
- a CDS encoding GuaB1 family IMP dehydrogenase-related protein, giving the protein MRFLDGHHPTTDLTYEDVFLVPGHSDVTSRLDVDLASVDGTGTTVPLVAANMTAVSGRRMAETLARRGGLAVLPQDIPLEIVEDVVAWVKSRHPVFETPITLRPTDTVADALQLINKRAHGAIVVVDAGAPVGVVTPVDLQDVDRFTQVGAVMSESLTTLSHHVDARSAFDRLAEARHRLAPVVDDDGQLVGLLTRTGALRSTLYRPNLDGDGRLRIAAAVGVSGDAGDKAARLLKMGVDALVLDTAHGHQARMTDALRAVRGLEPQVPVVAGNVVTERGVADLIAAGADICKVGVGPGAMCTTRMMTGVGRPQFSAVLACAREAARLDAHVWADGGVRHPRDVALALAAGASNVMVGSWFAGTHESPGDLEHDADGRPFKLSFGMASARAVKQRTEGEGAFDRARKALFEEGISSGHLYLDPHRPGVEDLVDTIVAGVRSAFTYAGARDVPAFAERAVVGVQTRSGYAEGRPLERGW; this is encoded by the coding sequence GTGCGCTTCCTGGACGGACACCACCCGACCACCGACCTGACCTACGAGGACGTGTTCCTCGTCCCCGGGCACTCCGACGTCACCTCGCGCCTCGACGTCGACCTCGCCAGCGTGGACGGCACCGGGACCACGGTGCCGTTGGTGGCCGCGAACATGACGGCGGTGTCCGGTCGCCGCATGGCCGAGACCCTGGCGCGTCGCGGCGGGCTCGCCGTGCTGCCCCAGGACATCCCGCTCGAGATCGTCGAGGACGTCGTCGCCTGGGTGAAGTCGCGCCATCCGGTGTTCGAGACGCCGATCACGCTCCGGCCCACCGACACGGTGGCCGACGCCCTGCAGCTGATCAACAAGCGGGCGCACGGTGCCATCGTCGTGGTCGATGCGGGCGCGCCGGTCGGGGTCGTCACGCCGGTCGACCTCCAGGACGTCGACCGTTTCACGCAGGTCGGCGCCGTCATGAGCGAGTCGCTCACGACGCTGTCGCACCACGTCGACGCGCGCAGCGCGTTCGACCGTCTCGCCGAGGCGCGCCATCGACTGGCGCCGGTGGTCGACGACGACGGTCAGCTGGTCGGCCTGCTGACGCGGACCGGGGCGCTGCGCTCGACCCTGTACCGCCCCAACCTCGACGGCGACGGCCGACTGCGCATCGCTGCCGCCGTCGGGGTGAGCGGCGACGCCGGCGACAAGGCCGCCCGGCTGCTGAAGATGGGCGTCGACGCGCTGGTGCTCGACACCGCCCACGGCCATCAGGCACGCATGACCGACGCGCTCCGGGCCGTGCGCGGCCTCGAGCCGCAGGTCCCGGTCGTCGCCGGCAACGTGGTGACCGAACGTGGCGTCGCCGACCTCATCGCCGCCGGTGCCGACATCTGCAAGGTCGGCGTCGGGCCCGGAGCGATGTGCACGACCCGCATGATGACCGGTGTCGGCCGGCCCCAGTTCTCCGCGGTGCTGGCCTGTGCGCGCGAGGCCGCACGTCTCGACGCACACGTGTGGGCGGACGGCGGCGTCCGCCATCCGCGTGACGTGGCGCTGGCGCTGGCCGCCGGTGCGTCCAATGTCATGGTCGGGTCCTGGTTCGCCGGCACGCACGAGTCCCCGGGCGACCTCGAGCACGACGCCGACGGCCGGCCGTTCAAGCTCTCGTTCGGCATGGCGTCGGCCCGTGCCGTCAAGCAGCGGACCGAGGGTGAAGGTGCGTTCGACCGGGCGCGCAAGGCCCTGTTCGAGGAGGGCATCAGCTCCGGGCACCTGTACCTCGACCCGCACCGGCCCGGGGTCGAGGACCTCGTGGACACCATCGTCGCCGGCGTCCGCAGCGCGTTCACCTATGCCGGTGCCCGCGACGTACCCGCGTTCGCCGAGCGGGCGGTCGTCGGCGTCCAGACGCGGTCCGGGTACGCCGAGGGCCGCCCGCTCGAGCGGGGCTGGTAG
- a CDS encoding DUF4126 domain-containing protein has product MEGLAGLVAGVGYASGLNLYAVVALLGLFGRYGVADVPEVFLRTDVLTIAGLLFLVEFVVDKIPYVDDLWDVVHTAIRPLGAVGVAWLLTGDATAWEQVGSAAAAGGLATMSHLAKATTRAAVNTSPEPFTNSAISLGEDGIVAGVVWLAVTNPVAALVVVAVLLVVGTVVALLLVRTARRSWRRWRERRREGSSAPRP; this is encoded by the coding sequence GTGGAGGGCCTGGCGGGGTTGGTGGCCGGCGTCGGGTACGCGTCGGGGCTCAACCTGTACGCCGTCGTCGCCCTGCTGGGACTCTTCGGTCGTTACGGCGTGGCCGACGTCCCGGAGGTCTTTCTCCGAACGGACGTGCTCACGATCGCCGGGCTGCTGTTCCTGGTCGAGTTCGTGGTCGACAAGATCCCCTACGTCGACGATCTCTGGGACGTCGTCCACACCGCCATCCGCCCGCTCGGCGCGGTCGGCGTGGCATGGCTGCTCACGGGCGACGCGACGGCCTGGGAACAGGTCGGCTCCGCGGCCGCCGCCGGCGGTCTCGCGACCATGAGCCACCTCGCCAAGGCCACCACGCGCGCGGCGGTGAACACCTCGCCCGAGCCGTTCACCAACAGCGCCATCAGCCTGGGCGAGGACGGCATCGTGGCGGGCGTCGTGTGGCTCGCGGTCACCAACCCGGTCGCCGCGCTGGTCGTGGTCGCCGTCCTGCTGGTCGTCGGCACCGTCGTCGCGCTCCTGCTGGTGCGCACCGCCCGCCGGTCCTGGCGTCGCTGGCGCGAGCGCCGACGCGAAGGGTCCAGCGCACCCCGGCCGTGA